The Virgibacillus dokdonensis genome includes a window with the following:
- the mobL gene encoding relaxase MobL — protein MKQQFQLGQKKGSPMWQDVLSFDNAFLEEQGLYNSKTKQLDERRMKNIVRGAVKEMLQAEKMNDTTVWAAAIHHNTDNIHVHIAMIEPKPTRETVRFYDEENDMWIEQFRGNRKQSSLNKMKSKVANQMLDRSKEYNRIDALIRGAVHSKKEQLMH, from the coding sequence ATGAAGCAACAGTTTCAACTGGGTCAGAAAAAAGGCTCCCCTATGTGGCAGGATGTCCTTTCGTTTGATAATGCTTTTTTAGAAGAACAAGGTTTATATAATTCGAAAACAAAACAGTTAGATGAACGGCGCATGAAGAATATTGTCAGAGGTGCAGTAAAGGAAATGCTCCAGGCCGAAAAGATGAATGATACAACTGTTTGGGCAGCTGCCATTCATCATAATACTGATAATATTCACGTGCATATTGCAATGATTGAGCCGAAGCCAACGAGAGAAACTGTGCGCTTTTATGATGAAGAAAATGATATGTGGATAGAACAGTTTCGTGGCAACAGAAAGCAAAGTTCTTTAAACAAAATGAAATCCAAGGTTGCCAACCAAATGTTAGATCGTAGTAAAGAATACAATCGAATCGATGCGTTAATTCGTGGTGCTGTTCATTCTAAAAAAGAACAGCTAATGCACTAG
- the mobL gene encoding relaxase MobL, with product MNHATEMQELNQLLDEQVEISKRLYGEDSKHEAYKQTKINDLKKRMGNAVLTEMREQIKEDRAKRFYQKKQGRPYSNFTYVPHAWEQILTIL from the coding sequence ATGAATCATGCAACAGAAATGCAGGAATTGAACCAACTATTAGATGAGCAAGTGGAAATTTCTAAACGATTATACGGAGAAGATAGCAAGCATGAAGCATATAAACAGACAAAAATAAACGATTTAAAAAAGCGCATGGGAAATGCTGTTTTAACAGAAATGAGAGAACAGATAAAAGAAGATCGTGCTAAGCGTTTTTATCAAAAAAAGCAAGGTCGTCCATATTCTAATTTTACGTATGTCCCGCATGCTTGGGAACAAATATTAACTATTCTTTGA
- a CDS encoding restriction endonuclease — MFYKQFLKWKVTKRMAQLGIKDIDRMDGFQFEAYLKVLFKKLGYCPLVTQESGDYGADVILQGKNKVVIQAKRYGYKNRVSMDAVREVYAAQAFYQADEAWVITNSFYTKQAKELAKACGVKLLNRYELEQFIIKINPEQSPKEVLRKKAFIK; from the coding sequence TTGTTCTATAAACAGTTTTTAAAGTGGAAAGTAACAAAGCGAATGGCGCAGTTAGGAATAAAAGATATTGATCGTATGGATGGATTTCAATTTGAAGCGTATCTCAAAGTATTGTTTAAAAAGTTGGGTTATTGTCCTTTAGTTACGCAAGAATCTGGAGATTATGGGGCGGATGTCATTTTACAAGGGAAGAATAAAGTTGTCATACAAGCAAAACGATACGGCTATAAGAATCGTGTTAGTATGGATGCTGTAAGAGAAGTGTATGCAGCACAAGCGTTTTATCAAGCAGATGAGGCTTGGGTAATTACCAATTCTTTTTATACAAAGCAGGCAAAAGAGCTTGCTAAAGCGTGTGGAGTAAAACTATTGAATAGATACGAACTAGAACAGTTTATTATCAAGATTAATCCTGAACAATCTCCAAAGGAAGTACTAAGAAAAAAAGCGTTTATTAAATAA
- a CDS encoding pentapeptide repeat-containing protein, protein MKIDTPKIPEDLRDRRFTDIFYEEDPEFEMCMVTDSNFSNEALDRVRLYKTVIRNCNFTNTDFNRIDLTDVVFENCDLSNADLSHASMNRVEFLNCKLLGSNLTESYIGNTRFRESILNMVTFGSSKLEKVIFDDVALESADLYKCKLKKVEFLSCNLNGASFEETPLKGIDISSSNFDSLTVSIENLKGCIVSSSQAIQFALLLGLKIRQH, encoded by the coding sequence GTGAAAATTGACACACCCAAGATACCTGAAGATCTAAGAGACAGGAGATTTACAGATATTTTTTATGAAGAAGATCCGGAATTTGAAATGTGTATGGTTACGGATTCTAATTTTTCCAACGAAGCACTGGATCGAGTGCGACTATATAAAACAGTGATTAGGAATTGTAATTTCACAAATACGGATTTTAACCGAATTGATCTTACCGATGTGGTTTTTGAGAATTGTGATTTATCTAATGCTGATTTGAGTCATGCATCCATGAATCGAGTTGAGTTTCTTAATTGTAAGTTGCTAGGCAGCAACCTAACAGAGTCTTATATCGGTAATACAAGATTTAGGGAATCAATTCTTAATATGGTTACGTTCGGTAGCTCAAAACTTGAAAAGGTGATTTTTGATGATGTTGCGTTAGAAAGCGCTGACCTTTATAAGTGTAAGCTTAAAAAAGTAGAATTTCTTTCATGCAATCTTAATGGCGCGAGTTTTGAAGAGACACCATTAAAAGGAATTGATATAAGTTCATCCAATTTTGATTCTTTAACTGTTTCAATAGAGAACTTAAAAGGATGTATAGTATCATCCTCTCAAGCGATACAATTTGCTTTGTTATTAGGACTAAAAATTCGACAGCATTGA
- a CDS encoding CatA-like O-acetyltransferase, with the protein MTTYQVIDLESFPRRNYYDYFMAIDTMFEMTVKIDVTQAVKKCKDESISFYAYSIFNLTRSVNEIPNLRYAHIDKQLVEWQELVPTFTAFNQETKLFYSLWLEGLTDYKSVNREYRKLIKYYANTTDIAPMGDAPPNVMNISSIPWMHFEHFSSHSGAIKNNLTPMITSGKYEKVGSQLLMPVNIKVHHATVDGYHVTLFFEILQREMNR; encoded by the coding sequence ATGACAACTTATCAAGTCATTGATTTAGAAAGTTTTCCAAGAAGAAACTATTATGATTATTTTATGGCGATAGATACAATGTTTGAAATGACAGTAAAAATAGATGTTACCCAAGCAGTTAAAAAATGCAAAGACGAATCTATAAGTTTTTATGCTTACTCTATTTTTAATTTAACTAGATCGGTTAACGAAATTCCGAATTTGAGGTATGCCCACATAGATAAGCAATTAGTAGAATGGCAAGAATTAGTGCCAACGTTTACGGCTTTTAATCAAGAAACTAAGTTATTTTATAGTTTATGGTTGGAAGGATTAACGGATTATAAATCTGTTAACCGTGAGTACAGAAAGCTTATAAAATACTATGCAAATACAACAGATATCGCACCAATGGGAGATGCTCCCCCCAACGTGATGAATATTTCATCAATTCCTTGGATGCATTTTGAACATTTTTCATCTCATTCAGGAGCTATCAAAAATAATTTAACACCAATGATTACCAGTGGAAAGTACGAAAAAGTTGGTTCACAGTTGTTAATGCCAGTGAATATTAAGGTTCATCACGCAACAGTAGATGGTTACCATGTGACGTTATTTTTTGAAATACTGCAACGTGAAATGAACCGTTAA
- a CDS encoding type IA DNA topoisomerase, protein MGNILILAEKPSQGKAYGNVFQNVSKRDGYLEVQDSRFFNGEKAYITWGFGHLVELVPPEAYNQSWKKWDLNKLPIMPEAFQFQVAKDKQKQFQVVKRLCNQVKGIIIATDSDREGENIARSILQQAGANHKPIKRLWINSLEVEEIEKGLQRLQDGNNYIALYKEAQTRQYSDWLVGMNASRLYTLLLQKKGLQGVFSVGRVQTPTLYLIYKRQEEIANFTSQPFFELAGNLTVHEQSFEAKHNQRYDTKQKAMDILQSHGIQEGEQDGKVKELEKAQKKTRAPKLHSLSTLQTKMNKQRKYSPSMVLEIVQGLYEKKLVTYPRTDCHFITENEFIYVKQNLTAYQESLGISFSVKYPAARKAYVDSSKVQEHYAIIPTKQVPQLERLTEKERDVYREILATTLAMFAPDYEYEETKVIIDVQGLSFYKTGKVETNRGWKVLFPQEKQQKQKEQPAQLPAMKQGDACMVDVFIKEGKTQPPKPYTEGNLIQVMKHAGKDVEDEEAKHILKQKEGIGTEATRASIIETLKHQQYIEIKKNVVYVTSKGKILCQAVDGTLLASPEMTAKWETYLAKIGRKEGSQDKFVANIKKFVTYLLEQAPNQLATLKGEINQVSEQSYVGDCPMCQTGKLQDKGKFYGCSGYQEGCTFSLPKTILTKKLPQTAVQSLLKGKRTNLIKGFKSKKRKKFDAYLMLDLGGKITFEFPKRNRGKS, encoded by the coding sequence ATGGGAAACATACTAATCTTAGCCGAAAAACCAAGTCAAGGAAAAGCTTATGGCAATGTGTTTCAAAATGTAAGCAAACGAGACGGGTATCTGGAAGTGCAAGATAGTCGTTTTTTTAATGGAGAAAAAGCATATATTACTTGGGGATTTGGTCACTTAGTGGAGCTTGTGCCTCCTGAAGCATATAATCAGAGTTGGAAGAAATGGGATTTGAATAAGTTGCCTATTATGCCTGAGGCGTTTCAGTTTCAAGTAGCTAAAGATAAGCAGAAACAATTTCAAGTGGTGAAGCGTTTATGCAACCAAGTGAAAGGAATTATTATCGCTACAGATAGTGACAGGGAAGGAGAAAATATTGCAAGAAGTATTTTGCAACAAGCTGGTGCAAACCATAAACCGATAAAACGATTGTGGATCAATTCTTTGGAAGTCGAAGAGATTGAAAAAGGATTGCAACGCTTACAAGATGGCAATAACTACATTGCTTTGTATAAAGAAGCACAAACAAGACAGTATAGTGATTGGTTAGTTGGCATGAATGCTTCTCGTTTATACACGTTGCTTTTACAAAAGAAAGGGTTACAAGGGGTATTTAGTGTTGGGCGCGTACAAACACCAACGCTCTATTTGATTTATAAACGTCAAGAAGAAATTGCAAACTTTACGTCCCAGCCATTTTTTGAGCTCGCAGGAAATTTGACGGTGCATGAGCAAAGCTTTGAAGCTAAACATAATCAGCGCTATGATACCAAACAAAAAGCGATGGATATTTTACAGTCCCATGGTATTCAAGAAGGTGAGCAGGATGGGAAAGTAAAAGAACTAGAAAAGGCACAAAAGAAAACGAGAGCTCCGAAGCTGCACTCTTTATCTACGTTACAAACAAAGATGAACAAACAACGGAAGTATAGTCCATCTATGGTACTGGAGATTGTTCAAGGCTTGTATGAAAAGAAATTGGTCACTTATCCTCGAACGGACTGTCACTTTATTACAGAGAATGAATTTATTTATGTGAAGCAAAACTTGACTGCCTATCAAGAGTCTTTAGGTATTTCTTTTTCTGTGAAGTATCCAGCAGCAAGAAAAGCGTACGTGGATAGCTCGAAGGTACAAGAGCACTACGCCATCATTCCAACCAAACAAGTTCCACAGCTGGAACGTTTGACAGAAAAAGAAAGGGATGTGTATCGAGAAATTTTAGCAACAACCTTGGCCATGTTTGCACCCGATTATGAATATGAAGAAACAAAAGTAATCATTGATGTGCAAGGGTTAAGCTTTTATAAAACTGGGAAAGTAGAAACGAATCGAGGATGGAAGGTGTTATTTCCACAGGAGAAGCAACAGAAGCAAAAGGAACAACCTGCGCAGCTTCCTGCCATGAAGCAAGGAGATGCTTGCATGGTCGATGTATTTATAAAAGAAGGAAAAACGCAACCTCCTAAACCGTATACGGAGGGTAATTTAATTCAGGTGATGAAACATGCGGGAAAGGACGTTGAGGATGAAGAAGCAAAGCATATTTTAAAACAAAAGGAAGGCATTGGAACAGAGGCTACTAGGGCAAGTATTATTGAAACGTTAAAACACCAGCAGTATATTGAAATAAAGAAAAATGTGGTGTACGTAACATCAAAAGGGAAAATCCTTTGCCAAGCTGTAGATGGGACATTACTAGCTAGTCCAGAAATGACAGCAAAATGGGAAACTTATCTAGCGAAAATAGGGAGAAAGGAAGGATCTCAAGATAAATTTGTAGCTAATATAAAGAAATTCGTTACTTATTTATTGGAACAAGCACCTAATCAATTAGCAACGCTAAAAGGTGAAATCAACCAGGTATCAGAGCAATCCTATGTTGGCGATTGTCCCATGTGTCAAACCGGTAAACTGCAAGATAAGGGGAAATTTTACGGATGTAGTGGCTACCAAGAGGGATGTACATTTAGCCTGCCTAAAACAATATTAACGAAGAAGTTGCCGCAAACAGCTGTTCAATCTCTTTTAAAAGGAAAGCGAACGAATTTGATTAAGGGATTTAAAAGTAAGAAAAGGAAGAAGTTTGATGCGTATTTAATGTTGGATTTAGGAGGGAAAATAACCTTTGAATTCCCGAAGAGGAACAGGGGGAAATCGTAG
- a CDS encoding lipase family protein gives MNNHIKDLEAATISENTYQDDVLQIKIKISDDVKTSWYPIETIKSADTGLDGYVLKNPATNEIVISFRGTEPDSLKDYEEDLHGIILGDYDYTKKEHGKTPYLGTPSQDAALTTGKAKLNSKDKTLTYTNKNQFTEAAPIVEKYVKKHGANNIVFTGHSLGGGLAQYFAVKHDSNAVTFASADVFDLLSKEDQERALNGEFKDNIISYTYHDDFVGTFYEHSVGSVYYVGDPAVNNGKTLKTHRIKNYVSEDMYNEEGYFLPHLLYGEKIKGQLQSSPLELKNRGVHDFHIRIQTELMHQLAMEMEESEELIATTRAALIRLLDDHLDSMKQLRNTYRNIVGLGNYDKLNTSHVDEIFRELTNIGTDGIPSLIDINEFEHLLEKLRKNQNDTGEIAYHMVKMSKNFKQIDQILAQWLHIR, from the coding sequence TTGAATAATCACATTAAAGATTTAGAGGCTGCTACTATATCTGAAAATACATATCAAGATGACGTTCTACAAATAAAAATAAAGATAAGTGATGACGTAAAAACTTCTTGGTATCCTATCGAAACCATTAAAAGCGCTGATACTGGATTAGACGGTTATGTGCTCAAAAACCCCGCCACAAATGAAATCGTTATCAGTTTCAGGGGCACAGAGCCAGATTCTCTTAAAGATTATGAAGAGGATCTTCATGGAATTATTCTTGGTGATTACGATTATACCAAAAAAGAACATGGAAAAACACCTTATTTAGGAACCCCATCTCAAGACGCTGCTTTAACAACGGGGAAGGCAAAACTTAACTCCAAAGATAAAACCCTCACGTATACAAATAAAAACCAATTTACAGAAGCTGCGCCCATTGTTGAAAAATATGTTAAAAAGCATGGTGCAAACAATATCGTTTTTACCGGACATTCTTTAGGGGGAGGTCTTGCCCAATATTTCGCTGTCAAACATGACTCAAACGCGGTTACGTTTGCTTCAGCTGACGTGTTTGATCTGTTATCCAAAGAAGATCAAGAACGGGCTTTAAATGGGGAATTTAAAGATAATATTATTTCTTACACATACCATGACGACTTCGTGGGAACGTTTTACGAGCACTCTGTTGGTTCTGTATATTATGTCGGTGATCCAGCAGTGAACAACGGAAAAACTCTTAAGACACATCGTATCAAGAACTACGTAAGTGAGGATATGTATAATGAAGAAGGATATTTCCTTCCCCACTTATTATATGGTGAAAAAATTAAAGGGCAGTTACAATCCTCGCCACTGGAATTGAAAAATAGGGGCGTTCATGACTTTCATATCCGTATTCAAACAGAGCTTATGCATCAATTAGCCATGGAAATGGAGGAAAGCGAAGAACTAATTGCAACTACAAGAGCTGCGCTAATTCGATTACTGGACGATCATCTAGATTCAATGAAACAATTAAGAAATACATATAGAAACATAGTTGGTTTAGGAAACTACGATAAATTAAATACCTCTCATGTGGATGAAATATTTCGTGAATTAACAAATATTGGAACAGATGGAATTCCTTCTTTGATCGATATAAATGAGTTTGAACATCTTTTGGAAAAGCTTCGAAAGAATCAAAATGATACAGGAGAAATAGCTTACCATATGGTTAAAATGAGTAAAAATTTTAAACAAATCGATCAAATACTTGCTCAATGGCTACATATACGTTAA
- a CDS encoding DUF1433 domain-containing protein, with product MNSNKETLDENTIRKAKNTAESYLKNNYKNIDKIEFSDNYSSPMAGFMIRGIVNNNKEANFSIDMDVNNNFEIGSVGTGEKFPDMKEECKDEDCDY from the coding sequence GTGAACTCAAATAAAGAAACCTTGGATGAAAATACCATTCGAAAAGCAAAAAATACAGCGGAAAGTTACCTTAAAAACAACTATAAAAATATTGATAAAATAGAGTTTAGTGATAATTATAGTAGTCCAATGGCAGGATTTATGATCAGAGGCATAGTTAATAATAACAAAGAAGCGAACTTTTCCATTGATATGGATGTTAACAACAACTTTGAAATTGGGAGTGTTGGAACAGGCGAAAAATTTCCAGATATGAAAGAAGAGTGTAAAGATGAAGATTGTGACTATTAA
- a CDS encoding thiol-disulfide oxidoreductase DCC family protein, whose translation MVAYLYKRFFKRHLQNYKLIVFYDGWCVLCLTTVSNLQRLDWFGLITYVDFRDNSNIKNESLNLNELEKRMHSLKVKNSKIQNGVDSFTELTKRIIPLWFLTPILYLSKWLGIGNVIYDFIAKRRNLVPVNKCINNVCLREDTKVGD comes from the coding sequence ATGGTTGCTTACTTATACAAACGATTTTTCAAAAGGCATCTACAGAACTATAAGCTTATCGTATTTTATGACGGATGGTGTGTACTGTGCTTAACTACTGTATCAAATTTACAACGACTTGACTGGTTTGGCTTAATTACATATGTTGATTTTAGAGATAACAGTAACATTAAAAATGAGAGCCTTAATTTAAATGAATTAGAAAAACGTATGCATAGTCTAAAGGTTAAGAATAGCAAGATACAAAATGGAGTAGATTCTTTTACAGAACTTACTAAGAGAATTATTCCACTATGGTTTTTAACTCCTATTCTTTACTTATCAAAATGGCTAGGAATTGGTAATGTGATTTATGATTTCATAGCCAAAAGAAGGAATTTAGTACCAGTAAATAAGTGTATAAATAATGTGTGTTTGAGAGAAGACACAAAGGTAGGTGACTAG
- a CDS encoding serine hydrolase: MVVIILSLIVIVMVFISFLVGIKQYKRNLKNNEYDLLEYLEKHKDNLSITIKEDGHDTLTFNQNVKFPLASTVKIIIAFNFVRLVTTCKLSLSEKVSLSYIDKFYVVNTDGGAHPEWKKSIDNSSEVSLLDVAKGMMQFSSNACTDYLMNRIGLDVINESLSDLQINTHDKIIYLTPSVLMPGYLSDKKKIATTKMETMKSASYQSLSEELFKKTEQGECEDLKEKTSRMLSRKIQYLITEKLPSSTTKDYVDLMYKLGKEILSDEEKKLFSEILIGENIKGNQDNYFWYKGGATPFVLTSSLYKENAEHSIVISLFMRDEKAEDSYWIQNIFNNFIFSIATDIDFKNKVKSIFKENM, translated from the coding sequence ATGGTCGTTATAATATTATCGTTAATAGTAATTGTTATGGTTTTTATAAGTTTTCTTGTTGGTATAAAACAGTATAAACGAAATTTAAAGAATAATGAATATGATTTGCTAGAATATTTAGAGAAACATAAAGATAACTTATCAATCACTATAAAAGAAGATGGACATGACACTTTAACATTTAATCAAAATGTTAAATTCCCACTGGCAAGTACAGTAAAGATAATAATTGCTTTTAATTTTGTCAGATTGGTTACAACCTGTAAACTTTCTTTATCTGAAAAAGTGAGTCTCAGCTATATTGACAAGTTTTATGTTGTAAATACTGATGGTGGGGCACATCCTGAATGGAAAAAATCCATAGATAATTCTAGTGAAGTATCATTGTTAGACGTAGCTAAAGGAATGATGCAATTTAGTTCAAATGCTTGTACAGATTATCTAATGAATAGAATTGGGTTAGATGTTATTAATGAGAGCTTAAGTGATTTGCAAATTAATACACACGATAAAATCATTTATCTAACGCCTTCCGTATTAATGCCGGGATATTTATCAGATAAGAAGAAAATAGCAACTACAAAGATGGAAACTATGAAGTCCGCTTCCTACCAATCATTATCAGAAGAACTATTTAAGAAAACGGAACAAGGAGAATGTGAAGATTTAAAAGAAAAAACATCACGAATGTTAAGTCGGAAAATTCAGTATTTAATAACTGAGAAGCTTCCATCTTCTACTACAAAGGATTACGTAGACCTTATGTATAAACTTGGAAAAGAGATTCTTAGTGATGAAGAGAAAAAATTATTTAGTGAAATATTAATTGGGGAAAATATAAAAGGAAATCAAGATAATTATTTCTGGTATAAAGGAGGAGCAACTCCATTTGTGTTAACTTCTTCTTTGTATAAAGAAAACGCAGAGCACTCTATTGTTATTTCGCTATTCATGCGTGATGAAAAAGCCGAAGATTCATATTGGATACAAAATATCTTTAATAATTTCATATTCAGTATAGCCACCGACATTGATTTTAAGAATAAAGTAAAATCAATATTTAAAGAAAATATGTGA
- a CDS encoding IS30 family transposase: MSYTHLTKTELVFIEEYHEFGLSGRKIANKLKRGHEAVYRVIRQLKEGLTAIDVYLQYQANKATCGRKKIQLTPNEKAYIHEKVRDGWTPDVIIGRNEKTISCSMRTLYRKFSSGEFNQNDLPMQGKRKPNGHQERRGKQKFRRTILDRDHDHPNYKKEFGHLEGDTIVGRHHKSAVITLVERLTKCIIAIKPAGRQATNIETSLNQWFERLPKHLFKSIIFDCGKEFSNWKSISNEQDVDIYFADPGTPSQRGLNEHSNGLLRKNGLPKEMDFNPVSQEYISEVALRRNNIPRKSLKYKTPMECFIDYVGQDFDKSMLSRLI; this comes from the coding sequence ATGTCCTACACCCATCTTACCAAAACAGAACTGGTATTCATAGAGGAATATCATGAATTCGGCCTTTCTGGTCGAAAAATTGCCAATAAATTAAAGCGTGGCCATGAAGCTGTTTATCGTGTTATTAGACAACTGAAAGAAGGACTTACTGCGATAGACGTTTATCTACAATATCAAGCGAATAAAGCGACATGTGGTCGTAAAAAGATTCAATTAACACCTAACGAAAAAGCCTATATTCATGAAAAAGTCCGCGATGGCTGGACGCCTGATGTAATAATCGGACGAAACGAAAAGACTATCTCCTGCAGCATGCGCACGCTTTATCGAAAGTTTTCATCAGGCGAATTTAACCAAAATGATTTACCTATGCAAGGCAAACGCAAACCAAATGGTCACCAGGAAAGAAGAGGAAAACAAAAATTTCGCCGCACCATCCTTGATCGTGATCACGATCACCCAAATTACAAGAAAGAATTTGGTCATCTAGAAGGAGATACCATTGTGGGACGTCATCACAAGAGCGCTGTCATCACGCTTGTTGAGCGTTTAACAAAATGCATCATCGCAATTAAACCAGCTGGTAGACAGGCAACCAATATTGAAACATCGCTCAATCAATGGTTTGAGCGATTACCTAAACACTTATTTAAGTCCATTATCTTTGACTGCGGGAAAGAGTTTTCCAATTGGAAATCCATCAGCAATGAACAAGATGTTGATATTTATTTTGCAGATCCTGGAACGCCATCCCAAAGGGGGCTAAATGAGCATTCCAACGGTCTTCTGAGAAAGAATGGGCTACCAAAAGAAATGGACTTTAATCCTGTGTCACAAGAGTATATTTCTGAGGTTGCACTCCGACGGAATAACATACCAAGGAAATCATTGAAATACAAAACACCAATGGAGTGTTTCATAGATTATGTCGGTCAGGATTTTGATAAAAGCATGTTGTCTCGCTTAATTTGA
- a CDS encoding IS3 family transposase (programmed frameshift) codes for MAKFTNVEKIQAVIRYQSGAEGVKSMAKSIGVDHSVLLNWIKQYEYHGEKAFEKCYTSYTLQYKLDVLNYMNEQGTSIRETAAIFNISTHSTLLQWKKQLEAEGIDALEPKKKGRPSMKKSSDHTSKKQKPDEGTPEALQAEIDRLRMENAYFKKVECLSSKQGEITKQDKAQVVYELRHEFPVKALLQLAEIPRSTYYYIVSKFGLPDKDVELKKLIQAIYDEHQGRYGYRRIRDELWNRGHKVNHKKVQRIMKELGLKSLVRMKKYRSYKGKVGNIAPNILDRNFNAEKPNQKWVTDITEFKLFGEKLYLSPILDLYNGEIIAYTIDSRPTYSLVSEMLEKSFKRLSEEDALLIHSDQGWHYQMKQYQHALRERLITQSMSRKGNCYDNAVIENFFGIMKSEFLYLNEFESIEHFKQELEKYIEYYNNKRIKAKLKGLSPVQYRIQTLIAA; via the exons ATGGCTAAATTCACCAATGTTGAAAAAATACAAGCAGTCATTCGCTATCAAAGTGGTGCAGAAGGCGTAAAGTCAATGGCTAAATCCATAGGAGTTGACCATTCAGTCCTCTTAAATTGGATTAAACAATATGAATATCACGGAGAAAAAGCTTTTGAAAAATGCTATACATCTTACACATTGCAGTATAAACTAGATGTACTTAATTATATGAACGAACAAGGGACATCTATCCGGGAAACAGCAGCGATCTTTAATATTTCTACACATTCCACGCTTTTACAATGGAAAAAGCAATTGGAAGCAGAAGGAATAGATGCCCTAGAACCAAAGAAAAAGGGGCGTCCATCCATGAAAAAAAGTTCTGATCATACATCTAAAAAGCAAAAGCCGGATGAAGGGACTCCGGAAGCATTACAAGCAGAAATAGATCGTTTACGCATGGAGAATGCCTATT TTAAAAAAGTTGAATGCCTTAGTTCAAAACAAGGAGAAATTACCAAACAGGACAAAGCGCAAGTAGTCTATGAACTAAGGCATGAATTCCCTGTGAAGGCACTTCTGCAGCTGGCAGAGATTCCACGTAGCACGTACTACTATATAGTAAGTAAATTCGGACTTCCGGATAAAGATGTGGAGTTGAAAAAGCTGATTCAAGCTATCTACGATGAGCATCAAGGACGTTATGGATACCGCCGTATCCGGGACGAGCTATGGAATCGAGGGCATAAGGTAAACCATAAAAAAGTCCAACGCATCATGAAAGAATTAGGTTTAAAAAGCCTAGTTCGAATGAAAAAATATCGCTCTTACAAAGGAAAGGTTGGCAATATCGCACCAAATATTTTAGATCGGAACTTTAATGCCGAAAAGCCAAATCAAAAATGGGTAACGGATATTACAGAGTTTAAATTATTTGGGGAGAAACTCTATCTTTCACCTATACTGGATTTATATAATGGGGAAATCATTGCCTATACAATCGACTCTAGACCTACTTATTCACTTGTATCGGAAATGTTGGAGAAATCATTTAAACGGTTATCAGAGGAAGATGCACTGCTTATTCATTCGGATCAAGGCTGGCATTATCAAATGAAACAATATCAGCACGCCTTGAGAGAAAGATTGATTACGCAAAGTATGTCACGTAAAGGCAACTGTTATGATAATGCCGTTATTGAAAACTTCTTTGGCATTATGAAATCAGAATTTCTTTATTTAAATGAATTCGAAAGTATAGAGCATTTTAAGCAAGAGCTAGAAAAATATATAGAATACTATAACAACAAACGAATCAAGGCAAAACTAAAAGGCCTGAGCCCGGTACAATACCGAATTCAGACTTTAATAGCTGCTTAG